In one window of Aquamicrobium sp. DNA:
- a CDS encoding cold-shock protein — protein sequence MAQTGTVKFFNTTKGFGFITPDDGAKDVFVHISAVERSGMSTLADGQKVTFDVEPDRMGKGPKAVNLSAA from the coding sequence ATGGCCCAGACCGGCACCGTGAAATTCTTCAACACCACCAAGGGCTTCGGCTTCATCACCCCCGATGACGGCGCGAAGGACGTGTTCGTCCACATCTCCGCCGTCGAGCGCTCGGGCATGAGCACCCTCGCGGACGGCCAGAAGGTCACCTTCGACGTGGAGCCGGACCGCATGGGCAAGGGCCCGAAGGCGGTCAACCTTTCGGCGGCCTGA
- the uvrB gene encoding excinuclease ABC subunit UvrB produces the protein MARKQNENPTPENPSGFGEAPQAAFEGAPLGGSVSGWAEQIAREAAKAAPAKPAKKKIPERSAEPTRTARGTSMGGAASPKERVAAGLNPVAGLDIALEDVDTLASSGVTATVAALSRLIEGGDPNLRNEAWVPHRPARPEKSEGGIELRMETPFKPSGDQPTAIADLVAGVNERERTQVLLGVTGSGKTFTMAKVIEETQRPALVLAPNKTLAAQLYGEFRSFFPNNAVEYFVSYYDYYQPEAYVPRTDTYIEKESSINEQIDRMRHSATRSLLERDDVIIVASVSCIYGIGSVETYTAMTFQMEVGDKLDQRQLLADLVAQQYKRQDINFTRGSFRVRGDTIELFPAHLEDRAWRITLWGDEIESITEFDPLTGAKTGDLKSVKIYANSHYVTPRPTLNQAIKSIKEEMKHRLVELERAGRLLEAQRLEQRTRFDLEMLEATGSCAGIENYSRYLTGRAPGEPPPTLFEYVPDNAIVFIDESHVTVPQIGAMYRGDFRRKATLAEYGFRLPSCMDNRPLRFEEWDAMRPQTVAVSATPGGWEMEEAGGVFAEQVIRPTGLIDPPVEIRPAKSQVDDVLDEIRETTAKGYRTLVTVLTKRMAEDLTEYLHEQGVRVRYMHSDIDTLERIEILRDLRLGAFDVLVGINLLREGLDIPECGFVAILDADKEGFLRSETSLIQTIGRAARNVDGKVILYADQITGSMERAINETNRRRDKQLAYNEANGITPESVKKNIGDILDSVYERDHVRPDISGVTQGGQLVGSNLKAHLEHLEKEMRGAAADLDFERAARLRDEIKRLREAELAVADDPLARDVEQESPVSGREKGRHNKGRARHRTVEEAGGLFRKADLDEMGTSGDHATPAGAVSRGLFRKNSLDEMTVGRTEKPVPGRAPVKPVDDPKPVKRERAGIGSYEDPAEQRHKSGRKKKTGRPGR, from the coding sequence ATGGCCAGAAAACAGAACGAGAACCCAACGCCGGAGAACCCGTCCGGTTTCGGCGAGGCGCCGCAGGCGGCGTTCGAGGGCGCGCCGCTCGGCGGCTCCGTCTCGGGCTGGGCCGAGCAGATCGCCCGCGAGGCCGCGAAGGCCGCCCCCGCGAAGCCGGCGAAGAAGAAGATCCCCGAACGCTCGGCCGAACCGACGCGCACGGCGCGCGGCACCTCGATGGGCGGCGCGGCCTCGCCGAAGGAGCGCGTCGCCGCCGGCCTCAACCCCGTCGCCGGCCTCGACATCGCGCTGGAGGACGTCGACACGCTCGCCTCGTCGGGCGTGACCGCCACGGTCGCGGCGCTGTCGCGGCTGATCGAGGGCGGCGATCCCAATTTGCGCAACGAGGCGTGGGTGCCGCATCGTCCTGCCCGGCCGGAGAAGTCCGAGGGCGGCATCGAGCTGCGCATGGAGACGCCGTTCAAGCCCTCCGGCGACCAGCCGACCGCGATCGCCGACCTCGTCGCCGGGGTGAACGAGCGCGAGCGCACGCAGGTGCTGCTCGGCGTCACCGGCTCCGGCAAGACCTTCACCATGGCCAAGGTGATCGAGGAGACGCAGCGCCCGGCGCTGGTCCTCGCGCCGAACAAGACGCTGGCGGCGCAGCTCTACGGCGAGTTCAGGAGCTTCTTCCCCAACAACGCGGTCGAGTATTTCGTCTCCTACTACGACTACTACCAGCCCGAGGCCTACGTGCCGCGGACCGACACCTATATCGAGAAGGAATCGTCGATCAACGAGCAGATCGACCGCATGCGCCATTCGGCGACGCGCTCGCTGCTGGAGCGCGACGACGTCATCATCGTCGCCTCGGTGTCGTGCATCTACGGTATCGGCTCGGTCGAGACCTATACGGCGATGACCTTCCAGATGGAGGTGGGCGACAAGCTCGACCAGCGCCAGCTCCTCGCCGATCTCGTGGCGCAGCAGTACAAGCGGCAGGACATCAACTTCACGCGCGGCTCGTTCCGGGTGCGCGGCGATACGATCGAGCTGTTCCCGGCCCACCTCGAGGATCGCGCCTGGCGCATCACCCTGTGGGGCGACGAGATCGAGTCGATCACCGAGTTCGATCCGCTGACGGGTGCCAAGACGGGCGACCTGAAGAGCGTCAAGATCTACGCCAACTCGCACTATGTGACGCCGCGGCCGACGCTCAACCAGGCGATCAAGTCGATCAAGGAGGAGATGAAGCACCGGCTGGTCGAGCTGGAGCGGGCCGGCCGGCTGCTGGAGGCGCAGCGGCTGGAGCAGCGCACGCGCTTCGACCTCGAGATGCTGGAGGCGACGGGCTCCTGCGCCGGCATCGAGAACTATTCGCGCTACCTCACCGGCCGCGCGCCGGGCGAGCCGCCGCCGACGCTGTTCGAATACGTGCCCGACAACGCCATCGTCTTCATCGACGAGAGCCATGTGACGGTGCCGCAGATCGGCGCCATGTATCGCGGCGACTTCCGCCGCAAGGCGACGCTGGCCGAATACGGCTTCCGCCTGCCGTCCTGCATGGACAACCGGCCGCTGCGCTTCGAGGAATGGGACGCGATGCGGCCGCAGACGGTCGCGGTCTCGGCCACGCCCGGCGGCTGGGAGATGGAGGAGGCCGGCGGCGTGTTCGCCGAGCAGGTCATCCGCCCGACCGGGCTGATCGACCCGCCGGTCGAGATCCGCCCGGCCAAGAGCCAGGTCGACGACGTGCTCGACGAAATTCGCGAGACGACCGCCAAGGGCTACCGCACCCTCGTCACGGTGCTGACCAAGCGCATGGCCGAGGACCTGACCGAGTACCTGCACGAGCAGGGCGTCAGGGTCCGCTACATGCATTCCGACATCGACACGCTGGAGCGCATCGAGATCCTGCGCGACCTGCGCCTCGGCGCGTTCGACGTGCTGGTCGGCATCAACCTCTTGCGCGAGGGCCTCGACATTCCCGAATGCGGCTTCGTCGCCATCCTCGACGCCGACAAGGAAGGTTTTCTCCGCTCGGAGACCTCGCTGATCCAGACCATCGGCCGCGCGGCGCGCAATGTCGACGGCAAGGTCATCCTCTATGCCGACCAGATCACCGGCTCGATGGAGCGGGCGATCAACGAGACCAACCGCCGCCGCGACAAGCAGCTCGCTTACAACGAGGCGAACGGCATCACGCCGGAAAGCGTGAAGAAGAACATCGGCGACATCCTCGACTCCGTCTACGAGCGCGACCATGTGCGGCCGGACATTTCCGGCGTCACCCAGGGCGGCCAGCTCGTCGGCTCCAACCTCAAGGCGCATCTGGAGCATCTGGAGAAGGAGATGCGCGGGGCGGCGGCCGACCTCGACTTCGAGCGTGCGGCGCGGCTGCGCGACGAGATCAAGCGCCTGCGCGAGGCGGAGCTCGCCGTCGCCGACGATCCGCTGGCGCGCGACGTGGAGCAGGAAAGCCCGGTTTCCGGCCGCGAGAAGGGCCGGCACAACAAGGGCAGGGCGCGGCACAGGACCGTGGAGGAGGCCGGCGGCCTGTTCCGCAAGGCGGACCTCGACGAGATGGGGACCTCCGGCGATCACGCCACTCCTGCGGGCGCAGTGAGCCGGGGCCTTTTCCGCAAGAACTCGCTCGACGAGATGACCGTCGGGCGCACGGAAAAGCCGGTGCCGGGCAGGGCGCCGGTGAAACCCGTCGATGACCCCAAGCCGGTAAAGCGCGAGCGCGCCGGCATTGGCTCCTACGAGGACCCGGCCGAGCAGCGCCACAAGTCAGGCCGCAAGAAGAAGACCGGGCGGCCGGGGCGCTAA
- a CDS encoding RBBP9/YdeN family alpha/beta hydrolase: protein MKVKDADILIIPGYTNSGPDHWQTRWQGRLSTARRVEQAEWSKPVRDDWVASVVRAIEEATRPVVLVAHSLGVPTAIHAVREAGLPVAGGFFVAPPDVANPAIRPKHLMTFGPYPRDPLPFPSLTIASRNDPFCAFDVAEDVAGAWGSLFIDAGEAGHLNAESGHGPWPEGSMTFANFLTRL, encoded by the coding sequence ATGAAGGTCAAGGACGCAGATATCCTCATCATCCCCGGCTACACCAATTCGGGGCCGGATCACTGGCAGACGCGCTGGCAGGGCCGGCTTTCCACCGCGCGGCGGGTGGAGCAGGCCGAATGGTCGAAGCCGGTGCGCGACGACTGGGTCGCCAGCGTGGTGAGGGCGATCGAGGAGGCGACGCGGCCGGTGGTGCTGGTCGCCCATTCGCTCGGCGTGCCCACGGCGATCCACGCCGTGCGCGAGGCCGGGCTTCCCGTCGCCGGCGGCTTCTTCGTCGCCCCGCCCGACGTCGCCAACCCGGCGATCCGGCCGAAGCACCTGATGACCTTCGGCCCCTATCCGCGAGACCCGCTGCCGTTTCCGTCGCTGACCATCGCCAGCCGCAACGACCCGTTCTGCGCCTTCGACGTCGCCGAGGACGTCGCCGGCGCGTGGGGCTCGCTGTTCATCGACGCCGGCGAGGCCGGCCACCTCAACGCCGAGTCCGGCCACGGCCCCTGGCCGGAAGGCTCGATGACCTTCGCCAATTTCCTGACGCGGCTCTAG
- a CDS encoding VOC family protein — MTSLFLPFAATTPVSIGRVGLRSRDAEGLAAFYRSVLGLDELRRAGSTIGLGVDGRELLEIEGSAALREDDPRSSGLFHTAFLLPARADLARWTQHAADARLAIDGASDHLVSEAIYLNDPEGNGIEIYVDRDRSEWPREGGSIRMATERLDFDSLMGELRDGDAGWRGAPAGTVVGHVHLRVGDVEAAEAWWNEAQGLDTITHYGGQAVFLSSGGYHHHIGANVWRSRGAGRREEDRTGLSFVELLSRDSANESASRDPWGTEIRVRPVAA; from the coding sequence ATGACCAGCCTTTTCCTTCCCTTTGCCGCCACCACGCCGGTCAGCATCGGCCGCGTCGGTCTCCGGTCGCGCGACGCCGAGGGCCTCGCCGCCTTCTACAGATCCGTGCTCGGCCTCGACGAGTTGCGCCGCGCGGGCTCGACCATCGGGCTCGGAGTCGACGGCCGCGAGCTGCTGGAGATCGAGGGCTCGGCAGCGTTGCGCGAAGACGACCCGCGAAGCTCCGGCCTGTTCCACACCGCGTTCCTTCTGCCCGCCCGCGCCGATCTCGCCCGCTGGACGCAGCATGCCGCCGACGCCCGCCTCGCCATCGACGGCGCGTCGGACCATCTCGTCAGCGAGGCGATCTATCTCAACGATCCCGAGGGCAACGGCATCGAGATCTATGTCGACCGCGACCGCAGCGAATGGCCGCGCGAGGGCGGCTCCATCCGCATGGCGACCGAGCGCCTCGATTTCGACAGCCTGATGGGCGAGCTGCGCGACGGCGATGCGGGCTGGCGCGGCGCGCCGGCCGGCACGGTGGTCGGGCATGTCCATCTGCGCGTCGGCGACGTCGAGGCGGCCGAGGCGTGGTGGAATGAGGCGCAGGGCCTCGACACCATCACCCATTATGGCGGGCAGGCGGTGTTCCTGTCCTCGGGCGGCTACCACCACCATATCGGGGCGAATGTCTGGCGCAGCCGCGGCGCCGGCCGCCGCGAGGAGGACCGCACGGGGCTGAGCTTCGTCGAGCTCCTGTCGCGCGACAGCGCGAACGAAAGCGCCTCGCGCGATCCGTGGGGCACCGAGATCAGGGTTCGGCCGGTCGCCGCGTGA
- a CDS encoding leucyl/phenylalanyl-tRNA--protein transferase, which produces MPQDTAFAPDAGAENASSTPIARARQLVLGMLYPLKPNRVGDAPYLAACIVLDTLNRRDGPPQAADIRTRPAGYAGIAWDVSTPTILEAARRGFYPHSHVGPMKWWSPPERAVMMLDMVHVAKRFRRTMRASDAVLSFDRDFEAVLDACAAPRPGRTPLTWITPRAKALYMRLHREGHAHSVEIRNAGGVLEGGLFGLTVGPVFSALSMFHTADNASKFAIVGLYHHLSEWGFAAVDHQVMSPWVEALGGAMLPRAAYEALLKTPAPAMAAPGRWTARYSPADTAGWQPVGDSGKDAAEAA; this is translated from the coding sequence TTGCCCCAAGACACCGCATTTGCCCCCGATGCCGGTGCAGAAAACGCTTCAAGCACCCCGATCGCCCGCGCGCGGCAGCTCGTGCTCGGCATGCTCTATCCGCTGAAGCCGAATCGCGTCGGCGACGCGCCGTATCTGGCCGCCTGCATCGTGCTCGACACGCTGAACCGGCGCGACGGCCCGCCGCAGGCCGCTGACATCAGGACGCGCCCGGCCGGCTATGCCGGCATCGCCTGGGATGTCTCGACCCCGACCATTCTCGAGGCCGCCCGGCGCGGCTTCTATCCACATTCGCATGTCGGGCCGATGAAATGGTGGTCGCCGCCCGAGCGCGCGGTGATGATGCTCGATATGGTCCACGTCGCGAAGCGCTTCCGCCGCACCATGCGCGCCAGCGACGCCGTCCTGTCGTTCGACCGCGATTTCGAGGCCGTCCTCGACGCCTGCGCCGCGCCGCGCCCCGGCCGCACCCCGCTGACCTGGATCACCCCGCGCGCCAAGGCGCTCTACATGCGGCTGCATCGCGAGGGCCATGCGCACTCGGTCGAGATACGCAATGCCGGGGGCGTGCTGGAGGGCGGCCTGTTCGGCCTGACCGTGGGGCCCGTCTTCAGCGCGCTGTCGATGTTCCACACCGCCGACAACGCCTCGAAATTCGCCATCGTCGGGCTCTACCATCACCTGTCCGAATGGGGCTTCGCCGCCGTCGACCATCAGGTGATGTCCCCTTGGGTCGAGGCGCTGGGTGGCGCGATGCTGCCGCGTGCCGCCTATGAGGCGCTGCTGAAGACCCCCGCCCCGGCGATGGCCGCGCCCGGCCGCTGGACCGCGCGCTACAGCCCCGCCGACACCGCCGGCTGGCAGCCCGTCGGCGACAGCGGAAAAGACGCGGCGGAGGCGGCGTAG
- a CDS encoding flagellar export protein FliJ yields the protein MKARENLVRLKRFQVNEKRKQLTQLDMMIADFERMAGELELQIAAEEKKAGITDINHFAYPTFAKAARQRRDNLLGSQEELKQQRESAQALLDAAEAELAKAEALEMRDGRGRDADGGRAAAAG from the coding sequence ATGAAGGCACGAGAGAATCTGGTGCGGCTGAAGCGTTTTCAGGTCAATGAAAAGCGCAAGCAGCTCACGCAGCTCGACATGATGATCGCCGATTTCGAGCGCATGGCCGGCGAGCTGGAACTCCAGATCGCCGCCGAAGAGAAGAAGGCGGGCATCACCGACATCAACCATTTCGCCTATCCCACCTTCGCCAAGGCCGCGCGCCAGCGGCGCGACAACCTGCTCGGCTCGCAGGAAGAGCTGAAGCAGCAGCGCGAGAGCGCGCAGGCGCTGCTCGACGCGGCGGAAGCCGAGTTGGCGAAGGCCGAAGCACTGGAAATGCGCGACGGACGCGGCCGCGACGCCGATGGCGGACGCGCGGCGGCTGCCGGCTGA
- the ctrA gene encoding response regulator transcription factor CtrA, translating to MRVLLIEDDSATAQSIELMLKSESFNVYTTDLGEEGVDLGKLYDYDIILLDLNLPDMSGYEVLRTLRLSKVKTPILILSGMAGIEDKVRGLGFGADDYMTKPFHKDELVARIHAIVRRSKGHAQSVITTGDLVVNLDAKTVEVGGQRVHLTGKEYQMLELLSLRKGTTLTKEMFLNHLYGGMDEPELKIIDVFICKLRKKLDAASGGQNYIETVWGRGYVLREPEDIREIA from the coding sequence ATGCGCGTTCTGCTCATCGAAGACGACAGTGCGACCGCACAGAGCATCGAATTGATGCTGAAGTCGGAAAGCTTCAACGTCTATACGACGGACCTCGGCGAGGAGGGCGTCGATCTCGGCAAGCTCTACGACTACGACATCATCCTTCTCGATCTCAACCTGCCCGACATGTCGGGCTACGAGGTGCTGCGCACGCTGAGGCTTTCCAAGGTCAAGACGCCGATCCTGATCCTCTCCGGCATGGCCGGCATCGAGGACAAGGTGCGCGGCCTCGGCTTCGGCGCCGACGACTACATGACCAAGCCGTTCCACAAGGACGAGCTGGTCGCCCGCATCCACGCCATCGTGCGCCGCTCCAAGGGCCATGCCCAGTCGGTCATCACCACCGGCGACCTGGTGGTCAATCTCGACGCCAAGACGGTCGAGGTCGGCGGCCAGCGCGTGCATCTGACCGGCAAGGAATACCAGATGCTCGAGCTGCTCAGCTTGCGCAAAGGCACGACGCTGACCAAGGAGATGTTCCTCAACCATCTCTATGGCGGCATGGACGAGCCGGAACTGAAGATCATCGACGTCTTCATCTGCAAGCTGCGCAAGAAGCTCGACGCCGCGTCGGGCGGGCAGAACTACATCGAGACGGTCTGGGGCCGCGGCTACGTGCTGCGCGAGCCGGAAGACATTCGCGAAATCGCCTAG
- a CDS encoding response regulator produces the protein MKRCMIVDDSSVIRKVVSRILAGPDMVVVEAPTAGDALAMCAAELPDVVIVDSRLPDMASEDLIRRLTTLDPQVKPHIMICMTEFDVGTIMRARRAGARGHMLKPFSRTQLLECFRDMEIAA, from the coding sequence ATGAAACGCTGCATGATCGTCGACGATTCGAGCGTCATCCGTAAGGTCGTGAGCCGCATTCTGGCCGGTCCGGACATGGTCGTCGTGGAAGCGCCGACCGCCGGCGATGCGCTCGCCATGTGCGCGGCCGAGCTTCCCGATGTCGTCATCGTCGATTCGCGCCTGCCGGACATGGCCTCCGAAGACCTGATCCGCCGGCTCACCACGCTCGATCCGCAGGTCAAGCCGCATATCATGATCTGCATGACCGAGTTCGATGTCGGCACCATCATGCGCGCCCGGCGCGCCGGCGCGCGGGGCCACATGCTCAAGCCCTTCAGCCGCACGCAGCTGCTCGAATGCTTTCGCGACATGGAAATCGCCGCGTAG
- the chpT gene encoding histidine phosphotransferase ChpT, producing MSDVLTLSAPDLAALLCSRVCHDIISPVGAINNGLELLDEGGSDEDAMRLIRTSARNASARLQFARIAFGAAGSAGMQIDTGDAEAVASAFLANEKPEFEWRGARALLPKNKVKLLLNLILVANAAIPRGGKITVDLADLDTAPRFTLTASGPMMRVPARFLELHSGVKPDEPIDAHAVQPYYTLLLAREAGMTISIRAGAEDIVLTAQ from the coding sequence ATGAGCGACGTCCTGACCCTTTCCGCTCCCGACCTTGCCGCGCTGCTGTGCAGCCGCGTCTGCCACGACATCATCTCGCCGGTCGGGGCGATCAACAACGGTCTCGAACTGCTCGACGAAGGCGGCTCCGATGAGGACGCGATGCGGCTGATCCGCACCAGCGCCCGCAACGCCTCGGCCCGGCTCCAGTTCGCCCGCATCGCCTTCGGCGCGGCCGGTTCGGCCGGGATGCAGATCGACACCGGCGACGCCGAGGCCGTGGCCAGCGCCTTCCTCGCCAACGAGAAGCCGGAATTCGAATGGCGCGGCGCGCGCGCGCTGCTGCCCAAGAACAAGGTCAAGCTGCTGCTCAACCTGATCCTCGTCGCCAACGCCGCCATACCGCGCGGCGGCAAGATCACGGTCGATCTCGCCGATCTCGACACCGCCCCGCGCTTCACGCTGACCGCGAGCGGCCCGATGATGCGCGTGCCGGCCCGCTTCCTCGAGCTCCATTCCGGCGTCAAGCCGGACGAGCCGATCGACGCCCATGCCGTGCAGCCCTATTATACGCTGCTGCTCGCCCGCGAGGCCGGCATGACGATCTCCATCCGCGCCGGTGCCGAGGACATCGTCCTGACCGCGCAATAG
- a CDS encoding DUF1134 domain-containing protein, which yields MRLALAAMFVSALVAVAVPQRAEANAGQAFTAQEIVDSGHQFFGATSGGLGSLIETIFASYGMPNGYILGEEGSGALVGGLTYGEGTLYTKNVGDHRVYWQGPSLGWDFGGQGSRTMILVYNLDSINSLYRRYAGVAGSAYVLAGLGFTVLKNGNTLLVPVRTGVGARLGINVGYLKLTSGPTWNPF from the coding sequence ATGCGCCTTGCGCTCGCTGCGATGTTCGTGTCCGCGCTGGTGGCGGTCGCGGTTCCGCAGCGGGCCGAGGCCAATGCCGGCCAGGCGTTCACGGCGCAGGAAATCGTCGATTCCGGCCATCAGTTCTTCGGCGCCACCTCGGGCGGGCTGGGCAGCCTGATCGAGACGATCTTCGCCTCCTACGGCATGCCCAACGGCTATATCCTCGGCGAGGAAGGCTCGGGCGCGCTGGTCGGCGGGCTGACCTACGGCGAAGGCACGCTCTACACCAAGAATGTCGGCGATCACCGGGTCTACTGGCAGGGGCCGTCGCTGGGCTGGGATTTCGGCGGGCAGGGATCGCGGACGATGATCCTCGTCTACAATCTCGACAGCATCAACTCGCTCTACAGGCGCTATGCGGGCGTCGCCGGCTCGGCCTATGTCCTCGCCGGCCTCGGCTTCACCGTGCTCAAGAACGGCAACACGCTGCTCGTTCCGGTCCGCACCGGCGTCGGCGCGCGCCTCGGCATCAATGTCGGCTACCTCAAGCTGACCTCCGGTCCGACCTGGAACCCGTTCTGA
- a CDS encoding TrmH family RNA methyltransferase, with amino-acid sequence MRAEPIHIDDAGDPRIAGYRAIRERDLVGREKRFVAEGKVVLNVLFSARRFEAESALILDRRLDGMADTLALAQPDMPVYVASQDVMDAIAGFHIHRGVLALGLRRGDDDADALLAGLPDDALVVALSGISNHDNVGAIFRNAAAFEADAVLLDDACCDPLYRKAIRVSVGAALKVPFAVPGDEEALFAALARNGFAQIALSPSGADDIAAIARQGRTALWLGTEGEGLAEATMARMRTVRIPMSPGFDSLNVATAGAIALHRLWRPR; translated from the coding sequence ATGAGGGCGGAGCCGATCCACATCGACGACGCCGGCGATCCGCGTATCGCCGGCTATCGCGCCATCCGCGAGCGCGACCTCGTCGGGCGCGAGAAGCGCTTCGTCGCCGAGGGCAAGGTGGTGCTGAATGTGCTGTTCTCGGCCCGCCGCTTCGAGGCGGAATCGGCGCTGATCCTCGACCGCCGGCTGGACGGCATGGCCGACACGCTCGCCCTGGCTCAGCCCGACATGCCGGTCTATGTCGCGTCGCAGGACGTGATGGACGCCATCGCCGGCTTCCACATCCATCGCGGCGTGCTGGCGCTCGGCCTGCGGCGCGGGGACGACGACGCCGACGCGCTGCTGGCTGGCCTTCCGGACGACGCGCTCGTCGTCGCGCTCAGCGGCATCTCCAACCACGACAATGTCGGCGCGATCTTCCGCAACGCCGCCGCCTTCGAGGCGGATGCGGTGCTGCTCGACGACGCGTGCTGCGACCCGCTCTACCGCAAGGCGATCCGCGTTTCGGTCGGCGCGGCGCTCAAGGTGCCGTTCGCCGTGCCGGGAGACGAGGAGGCGCTGTTCGCGGCGCTCGCCCGCAACGGCTTCGCCCAGATCGCCCTGTCGCCCTCCGGGGCCGACGACATCGCGGCCATCGCGCGGCAGGGCCGCACCGCGCTGTGGCTGGGCACGGAAGGCGAGGGTCTGGCAGAGGCGACGATGGCGCGCATGCGCACGGTCCGCATCCCGATGTCGCCCGGCTTCGACAGCCTCAACGTCGCCACCGCCGGCGCGATCGCGCTCCACCGGCTCTGGCGGCCGCGCTGA